The following are encoded in a window of Desulfopila inferna genomic DNA:
- a CDS encoding transglycosylase domain-containing protein, whose amino-acid sequence MIKKILRFLAIALFLSVLGGGAALYWFVVLHPGEEIQSENIESILGKESPVFYNDGITRLGVFFDQAHRQYVPYDRIPVNFINALVASEDNSFFSHFGFDPLSIMRAAWMNIQSGRIVQGGSTLTQQTAKNLFKRKNRTIQAKLKELLFALRLEYHYPKEKIFEFYANQFFVSGNGHGLGIAARYYFDKKPEELTLLQCAYIAGSVKRPNYYNPFIKKSEENRKKALERGRTRVNYVLAKMLELGMISEYEQGVATFGDIGFSKGEVGFPLDYAMDMVKDAVTSVEITEALEKHEITNISTSGVRIITTIDKKMQEQTLYSLRHDISRLDVRLRGYEREQVQKELQELTYKGDKLFKQHAFLFGEIVEVSNDDGSPLVTVDLGHRARTGVIDKSGLSRLVAARVRWQKNPWSVAGAKDYSAFLQQLQPGDTVWVSVRGEGDDGRIQLDLEKYPQLNGGALVLKDGIIKAVAGGVENRFYNRAIYARRTMGSSFKPFVFAAALQLGWNSTDHLRNSRDVFMYQNQPYFPRPDHHSPFDEVSLSWAGVKSENVASVWLLSHLCDKLTSEQLREVAEHVDMAPTVVDGEQEPYSRYRSRIRDRYGIVINLDTLRKAAFQRALENIETDFIFAGRDLEHKRLQKMHYGLGFADIKKSIEKELKNRSLSQSAREELELRREIVAESYLDYENLHRKFDNFRQRHRSDRTFASVYYPELVEDTIDESEEGAEGRLFYDEFAGRYIFLEDISRSGGMIPLSGARLERMLTAMSETQRKNFWNDVYLNSEISVEGFELIQQQVSREMETLRQQQPYSMDTLEHISDFRILVGLRYLIALAQEFGVNSGLAPVLSFPLGSNVVTLLETLRLYEGLTTGKVTLSGVNEDDSRDLLSIIDRIESSGGEILYQPQRISRDLVAPETSAAIGHVLENVVKFGTGRYADKHVKLTGSATQEKDEIIDGLGLSIPVLGKTGTANRYTNASFFGYLPGFSKADNTLSLSDGYAVGVYVGFDDNEAMRKGATRISGSAGALPIWSEIVNAIVQNDGYANQLDVVDLSFYGLSLKRPEIGQKNIAISTDKGGIIPPGAAGIIDSQDRYTPSILTFGTLDDQGGFLPTRHFLPYWRVSSLVEKTLTR is encoded by the coding sequence ATGATAAAAAAAATACTGCGGTTTCTTGCAATAGCCCTCTTTCTTTCTGTACTTGGAGGTGGAGCAGCACTTTACTGGTTTGTGGTCCTCCATCCCGGCGAAGAGATTCAATCAGAGAATATCGAAAGCATATTAGGGAAAGAAAGTCCTGTTTTCTATAACGACGGCATCACCCGCCTTGGCGTGTTTTTTGACCAGGCGCACCGACAGTATGTGCCATATGACCGAATCCCCGTCAATTTCATCAATGCCCTGGTGGCCTCCGAAGACAATAGTTTCTTCTCTCATTTTGGCTTTGACCCTCTAAGTATCATGCGGGCGGCCTGGATGAATATTCAGTCCGGAAGGATAGTACAGGGTGGATCTACATTGACACAGCAGACCGCGAAAAACCTCTTCAAAAGAAAAAACCGCACCATACAAGCGAAATTGAAAGAGCTGCTTTTTGCCTTACGTCTCGAATATCACTACCCCAAGGAGAAAATCTTCGAGTTTTATGCCAACCAGTTCTTTGTCAGCGGCAATGGTCATGGATTAGGTATTGCCGCGCGTTACTACTTTGATAAAAAACCCGAGGAGCTGACTCTCCTGCAGTGTGCCTATATAGCCGGAAGCGTCAAGAGGCCGAATTACTATAATCCTTTCATCAAAAAGTCGGAGGAAAATAGAAAGAAGGCGCTTGAAAGAGGAAGGACCAGAGTCAACTACGTTCTGGCAAAAATGCTCGAGCTTGGAATGATCAGCGAATACGAGCAGGGCGTTGCCACATTCGGTGATATAGGATTTTCCAAAGGCGAGGTCGGCTTTCCTCTTGATTATGCCATGGATATGGTCAAGGACGCAGTGACCTCGGTTGAAATTACCGAGGCTTTGGAAAAACATGAAATTACCAATATTTCCACATCAGGCGTGCGTATCATCACCACCATCGATAAAAAAATGCAGGAACAGACGCTGTACTCTCTGCGCCATGATATTTCCCGTCTGGATGTGCGTCTTCGCGGATATGAACGCGAGCAGGTGCAGAAAGAGTTGCAGGAGCTTACCTATAAGGGCGACAAGCTTTTCAAACAGCATGCCTTTCTCTTTGGTGAAATTGTGGAGGTTTCAAATGATGACGGCTCTCCGCTGGTCACTGTCGATCTGGGCCATCGTGCCAGAACCGGCGTGATAGACAAGAGCGGGCTTTCACGGCTGGTGGCCGCCAGAGTGCGCTGGCAGAAAAATCCCTGGAGTGTTGCCGGCGCAAAGGACTACAGCGCCTTTCTCCAGCAGCTGCAGCCGGGAGACACGGTTTGGGTCAGCGTTCGCGGAGAAGGTGACGATGGCAGGATACAGCTCGATCTGGAAAAATATCCACAATTAAACGGCGGGGCACTGGTTCTTAAAGACGGCATTATCAAAGCGGTGGCCGGAGGAGTGGAGAATCGCTTTTATAATCGGGCCATTTATGCCAGAAGGACGATGGGGTCATCCTTCAAGCCTTTTGTCTTTGCGGCGGCACTGCAGTTGGGGTGGAATAGCACAGATCATCTGCGGAACTCCCGGGATGTTTTCATGTACCAGAACCAGCCATATTTTCCCCGTCCCGATCATCATTCGCCTTTTGATGAGGTTTCACTGAGCTGGGCGGGTGTCAAATCGGAGAATGTTGCCTCTGTCTGGCTGCTCTCACATCTTTGCGATAAGCTGACCAGTGAACAGCTCCGTGAGGTGGCGGAGCATGTCGATATGGCGCCGACTGTCGTCGATGGTGAGCAGGAACCCTACTCCCGTTACAGGAGCCGCATCCGCGACAGGTATGGAATTGTCATAAATCTCGACACCCTGCGTAAAGCCGCATTTCAGCGTGCCCTGGAAAATATAGAAACGGATTTTATCTTTGCAGGCAGAGACCTTGAGCATAAACGTTTACAGAAGATGCATTATGGTCTGGGGTTTGCGGATATTAAAAAGTCTATTGAAAAAGAACTCAAAAATCGATCGTTGAGCCAGAGTGCCAGGGAAGAGCTGGAGCTGCGCCGGGAAATAGTGGCTGAAAGTTATCTTGATTATGAAAATCTTCACCGCAAGTTTGACAATTTCAGACAACGGCACCGCAGCGATAGAACATTCGCCTCCGTATACTATCCGGAGTTGGTGGAGGATACCATTGACGAGAGCGAGGAAGGTGCCGAGGGTCGATTATTCTATGACGAATTTGCCGGACGCTATATCTTCCTGGAAGATATATCCCGGAGCGGAGGAATGATTCCTTTGTCCGGGGCTCGTCTGGAGCGGATGCTGACAGCTATGAGTGAGACGCAGAGAAAAAATTTCTGGAATGATGTTTATCTGAATTCCGAAATTTCGGTGGAGGGTTTCGAATTGATACAGCAACAGGTTTCCCGTGAGATGGAAACTTTGCGACAACAGCAACCCTACAGTATGGATACACTCGAGCATATCAGTGATTTCAGAATACTGGTCGGCCTTAGATATTTAATAGCACTTGCTCAGGAATTCGGAGTCAACAGCGGCCTGGCCCCGGTGCTGTCCTTTCCGCTTGGATCGAATGTAGTCACGCTCTTAGAAACCCTGCGCCTTTATGAAGGACTGACGACCGGCAAAGTGACTCTGTCCGGCGTCAATGAGGATGACAGCCGAGATTTGCTCAGCATCATCGATAGAATTGAATCATCGGGTGGAGAGATCCTGTATCAGCCACAGCGGATTAGCCGGGACCTCGTAGCTCCGGAAACATCCGCAGCGATAGGACATGTGCTTGAAAATGTAGTAAAATTCGGCACAGGGAGATATGCAGATAAGCATGTCAAACTCACCGGCTCGGCGACTCAGGAGAAGGACGAAATAATCGACGGCCTGGGCCTGTCTATTCCGGTTCTGGGAAAAACCGGGACGGCCAACAGATATACCAATGCCTCGTTTTTCGGTTATCTTCCCGGATTTTCCAAGGCTGACAACACTCTTTCGCTGAGCGATGGTTATGCCGTCGGAGTGTATGTCGGATTTGATGATAATGAGGCCATGAGGAAAGGGGCTACCAGAATATCCGGTTCTGCCGGAGCACTGCCTATCTGGAGTGAGATTGTCAATGCGATTGTGCAGAACGATGGATATGCTAACCAACTCGATGTCGTCGATCTCTCTTTTTATGGATTGTCGCTGAAGCGCCCTGAAATAGGACAAAAAAATATTGCGATTTCCACGGATAAGGGAGGGATCATTCCGCCGGGTGCTGCGGGAATCATAGATTCTCAGGACAGGTATACTCCTTCGATATTGACATTCGGCACTTTGGATGACCAGGGAGGGTTTCTTCCGACACGTCATTTTCTCCCATACTGGCGGGTGTCTTCTCTTGTGGAAAAGACCCTGACCAGGTAA